A genomic segment from Barrientosiimonas humi encodes:
- a CDS encoding LLM class flavin-dependent oxidoreductase, with protein MPDLGHDIQLGLFPTPRADALPQLLELVQLAEVSGVDVVSIQDHPYQRDFVDTWTLLSFLGARTSTIRLAPNVASLPLRPPAVLAKSAASLDLLTGGRVELGLGTGAFWDAIVAAGGPRRSPKEAVDALVEAVRIIRAVWAGESVREDGEHYQVVGFRGGPRPAHDIPIWFGAYKPRMLRLTGQLADGWVPSMGYADPPALPELSAAVDAAAVKAGRDPRDIRRIYNIFGSFGRGGGFLKGTPDQWAEELADLATTTGMSTFVLGTDDPDTLRRFADEVGPSLRDLVEQRRSAPQTALPTGQATAPEHPATGVPRGDEPQPLQVTPTADDGTRLRPELPWDEASRPTLPKPDDARYPLAQQAAPQHLVDIHDGLRAELEQVRSIVDQVREGHLSVGAARSVINTMTMRQNNWTLGAYCESYCRIVTGHHTLEDRSVFPHLQRSQPDLEPVLNQLQEEHEVIADVLDQLDRALVGLVEAEGYGQAGRDALARLGESVDLLTDTLLSHLAYEERELMHPLAAHGFG; from the coding sequence ATGCCGGATCTTGGTCATGACATCCAGCTCGGACTCTTCCCCACCCCTCGCGCCGACGCGCTCCCACAGCTGCTCGAGCTCGTCCAGCTGGCCGAGGTCAGCGGCGTCGACGTCGTCAGCATCCAGGACCACCCCTATCAGCGCGACTTCGTCGACACCTGGACCCTGCTGTCCTTCCTCGGGGCACGTACGTCCACCATCCGTCTCGCACCCAACGTCGCCTCGCTGCCGCTGCGCCCGCCGGCGGTGCTGGCCAAGTCCGCCGCGTCGCTCGACCTGCTCACCGGCGGCCGGGTCGAGCTGGGTCTCGGCACCGGCGCGTTCTGGGACGCGATCGTCGCGGCCGGCGGCCCGCGCCGCTCGCCGAAGGAGGCGGTCGACGCCCTGGTCGAGGCGGTGCGCATCATCCGCGCGGTCTGGGCGGGGGAGTCGGTGCGCGAGGACGGCGAGCACTACCAGGTCGTCGGGTTCCGCGGCGGCCCGCGCCCGGCGCACGACATCCCCATCTGGTTCGGGGCGTACAAGCCGCGCATGCTGCGCCTCACCGGCCAGCTCGCCGACGGCTGGGTGCCGAGCATGGGTTACGCCGACCCGCCCGCGCTGCCCGAGCTGTCCGCCGCCGTCGACGCTGCCGCGGTCAAGGCCGGCCGCGACCCGCGCGACATCCGCCGGATCTACAACATCTTCGGCTCCTTCGGCCGGGGCGGCGGCTTCCTCAAGGGCACCCCCGACCAGTGGGCCGAGGAGCTCGCCGACCTCGCGACGACGACCGGCATGAGCACCTTCGTGCTCGGCACCGACGACCCCGACACGCTGCGCCGGTTCGCCGACGAGGTCGGCCCGAGCCTGCGCGACCTGGTCGAGCAGCGCCGCTCCGCCCCGCAGACCGCGCTGCCCACCGGCCAGGCGACGGCGCCCGAGCACCCGGCCACGGGCGTACCCCGTGGGGACGAGCCGCAACCCCTCCAGGTCACCCCGACCGCCGACGACGGCACCCGCCTGCGCCCCGAGCTCCCGTGGGACGAGGCGAGCCGGCCGACCCTGCCCAAGCCCGACGACGCGCGATACCCGCTCGCCCAGCAGGCCGCGCCGCAGCACCTGGTCGACATCCACGACGGCCTGCGCGCCGAGCTGGAGCAGGTGCGCAGCATCGTGGACCAGGTACGCGAGGGGCACCTTTCCGTCGGCGCGGCCCGCTCGGTGATCAACACCATGACCATGCGGCAGAACAACTGGACGCTCGGCGCCTACTGCGAGAGCTACTGCCGCATCGTCACCGGCCACCACACGCTCGAGGACCGCTCGGTCTTCCCCCACCTGCAGCGCAGCCAGCCCGACCTGGAGCCGGTGCTGAACCAGCTGCAGGAGGAGCACGAGGTCATCGCCGACGTGCTCGACCAGCTCGACCGCGCGCTGGTGGGGCTCGTCGAGGCGGAGGGGTACGGCCAGGCCGGGCGCGACGCGCTCGCGCGGCTGGGTGAGTCGGTCGACCTGCTGACCGACACGCTGCTGTCCCACCTGGCCTACGAGGAGCGCGAGCTGATGCACCCGCTGGCGGCGCACGGCTTCGGCTGA